The sequence GTAAGTATTTAGTGGTCTACTCGTTGCTTTCCCTCAAAGCCCTTGCATGAAAATCTCATccattttctttatatttcattttGAACACGATACGACTCATATATGACCAGAAGATCGAGTTCCATTCTCTAAATCAACTTCTGGTCGTTCTATTTTACAATCTTGTAATTATTTGTCTTTCCTCTGTTCCTTGTAATTCTTAATTAAATTACTCCCATCGCCATATTTGAACCAGATTTTTTCTATAGGTTGTACTGCTACTATGCCCTTGAATTCTGGGAACAGAATTACTCTGTTGCttgatttatatttttcttcaaGTTTGTATGAAATTGCACACCAGATTTTTAACGCAAGGAGAACATCTATTTTTTAGTTGGAACTAGAGTTCCTTgtttttttgaaattaatgtAGTCACGTCAAATATGAGTTTAATGATTGCCCATGCTCAACGTCAACCGAGTATAATAAAGGGGAGAATCCTCTAAAACTCCAGTGTTTTAAGATACGTGAGCATGTTTAAAGTTGCccatttgaaaaaaatttctaaTAGAAAAGCAGAAACGTGTCCCAAATTTAGATACTCTGTAGAAGTAGAAATCTTAAACTTAAATAgagatataaaaagaaaaagttctcTTATGGGCCTAAACATCTTTTTAAGTattcttcttttaaaatataactttCTGTATGTACATCCAAAATTAATCCATAATTGGCACTTGTTTGTCTAGCATTATGAAAATAATAGGAACTTGTGGTGGTTTGTTTAGGAATTATTGAGCCAATAAAATCTGGAATGAGAGATCCCAAACTAGGAATTGGAaaacaagaagaagatgatTTTTTCACCTCAGAAGAAAATATCCAGCGGAAAAAGCTTGATGTTGAGGTGGAGGAGACAGAAGAACATGCCAAAAAACGGGAGGTATGTTATTTTTATCATACAATTAGTTGGGAAAAATGAATAATTATTAGTTAAGACTTTGAGGTTGATGCTTTCCTCTTTCTGAAACTCATATAAAATAGCAGAAGGCTGCATATAGCATATATGCATGTCTTTTAAACTTAGAGTTCTTAGTTTTTAATGCTATTCTCATTTTGTTTGTAGATTTCAAGGAGTTAAGAATAACGATCGGTGAGACCTTAAGCTTGGAGTTATC comes from Cucumis melo cultivar AY chromosome 12, USDA_Cmelo_AY_1.0, whole genome shotgun sequence and encodes:
- the LOC103498195 gene encoding septin and tuftelin-interacting protein 1 homolog 2-like translates to MPKKNGVWASLDTQLTSSNVGYRLLQKMGWKGKGLGKDEQGIIEPIKSGMRDPKLGIGKQEEDDFFTSEENIQRKKLDVEVEETEEHAKKREISRS